Proteins encoded together in one Ipomoea triloba cultivar NCNSP0323 chromosome 4, ASM357664v1 window:
- the LOC116017618 gene encoding GEM-like protein 7, producing MMKNQEMKSRIGEDLVAIYYWAILLNQRSRKRALPHSATQCHLSPSSKLRNGKTNSSVSKMNKTGEKVDSFAKGIREHVKLRPKITDTLKDKLILGAKLLQAGGVKKVFKNKFSVRDDEKLLNAFQCYLSTTSGPMPGLLFVSTHKLAFLSERSIKIPSSTGKSMRMHYKVSIPITKIKRANESENLKNPSEKYIQVVTDDHFEFWFMGFLYHQRTTFKYLQDAISQAQ from the exons ATGATGAAAAATCAAGAGATGAAATCAAGAATCGGAGAGGATTTGGTTGCTATATACTACTGGGCAATTTTATTGAATCAGAGATCAAGAAAAAGGGCTCTTCCTCACTCTGCCACCCAATGCCATCTCTCTCCTTCTTCAAAACTAAGAAATG GTAAAACAAATTCTTCAGTTAGCAAGATGAACAAAACTGGAGAAAAGGTGGACTCTTTTGCAAAAGGCATCAGAGAGCATg TGAAACTAAGGCCAAAGATAACAGACACTCTGAAGGACAAGCTGATTCTTGGGGCAAAACTTCTCCAAGCAGGTGGTGTCAAAAAGGTTTTCAAGAATAAGTTCAGTGTTAGAGACGACGAAAAGCTGTTGAACGCATTTCAATGTTATTTATCAACAACATCGGGTCCAATGCCTGGCCTACTCTTTGTTTCTACTCACAAACTTGCCTTCCTCAGTGAGAGATCAATCAAAATCCCTTCTTCAACTGGAAAGTCCATGAGAATGCACTATAAGGTGTCAATCCcaattacaaaaattaagagAGCAAATGAAAGTGAGAATTTGAAGAATCCATCAGAGAAGTACATACAAGTAGTCACAGATGACCATTTTGAGTTCTGGTTTATGGGGTTCCTATATCATCAAAGAACCACCTTCAAATATCTCCAGGATGCAATTTCTCAAGCTCAGTAA